TAGTCCTCACCGCCCTGCTTATTATTTTCACCTATTGCCTGATTTATTTTGGGATATCTATATTACAGGAAGGCAGTCTGGCCAAAATTGAAGGGCAAAATTTTGTCTGGTTCGGAATCAACGGTTTACTGATCCTGTTGTCTTATCCTTTAATTTTTGTGTTTGAAAAAATATTTGGTTTCTTGTCGGATACGACATTGATGGAGTTGACCGACATCAATCAGCCGCTGTTGCGTAAACTGGCAGATGCAGCACCAGGTACATTTCAGCACTCGCTGCAGGTTGCCAACCTGGCAGAAGAGGCCATCATTCAGATTGGAGGAAATCCTTTACTTGTCCGTGCCGGCGCTTTATACCATGACATAGGAAAAATCGACAGGCCCTTATATTTCATTGAGAATCAAAACACGATGATCAATCCGCACGACAACCTCGAATTTGAAGAAAGCGCAAACATCATCATTTCGCATGTACAACATGGAGTAGAAATTGCTTCCAAGTATCGCCTGCCGGGTGCGATAACCGATTTTATAAAAACCCATCACGGCACTTCAACCGTCCATTATTTCTATCGTTCGTTTATTAAGAAGTATCCGGAAAAAGAAGCTGAAAGAAGTAAATTCACTTACCCTGGTCCCAAGCCATTTTCAAAAGAAACAGCCATTGTAATGATGGCCGATTCGGTTGAAGCTGCATCTAAAAGTCTTAAAATTGCCGATGAACGTAACATTGACGAACTGGTTGAAGAAATCATCAGCCGCCAGGTAAAGGATGGACAGTTTATCAATACCAACATCACCTTCAGGGACATCACCGAAATAAAGACTTTGTTCAAACAAAAATTACAGAACATCTACCACGCACGAATAGCCTATCCCAAATAAAAGAGGATCAACCTTTAAGGCCGATCCTCTTAAAATTATTTTCCTATAAGATTTTCAATTACTAAAATCTCATGTCGTTTACTTCAACTTTCGGATGTTTCTTTTTATCAAAGGTAAAATCCGTTGAACTTACTTTAAAATCAGGAACAAACTTGCTAATACTTATGGTTGTCTGGTTTCCATCTTTTAAAAAGACCTTAGCCGAATGCAATTCCAGGGATTCTTTTTCAATCTGAAGCCTTACCCTAGAATAACTCTTCTTTAAATCGAACGGGAAAAGGTCTATTTCATACAGTACTTTCCCTCCTTCAGTAAATTCCCTCAAAAACTTGTATTTGTACTCTTTGTCATAAATACGGAACAAACGGGAAGGATTATTTAAAACACTTTCATCCTTTTGGGATCCGGCTTTTGAGATGTTCACTTCGTTCGATTCTGGTAAATAATTCCAGACCGTACGGCCATCCGAAATCACTTCAGACCCCATCAGATTCAACTTGTATTTATTCCCTTTCAAAATAATACTTCCCTGCTGATGGGACTTTTTTTTGTTCTGAAGGTTGATATTAGAAATAGAGAAGTCAGCCTTAATAGCAGAATAAGATTTTGATTTTGCTGAAAAACGGCTGAGAATCTCTTTGGCTTTGGGATCATGCTGACCAAATGCCGACAATGAAAACGATAAAATTAACAGATTAATCCAAAACTTCATCATAACAAATTAAATTTAAAAATACTGTGCTGCTCCATAACTTTTTAATTTTCTAAAAAAGCAACACGACCAATAATTATTTTAAGGTATTCAAATATTGTTCCAAAGAATATTCATCGGTATACAACACCTGCCGGGCTTTGCTCCCTTCATTGGGGCCAACGATATTAGCTGCTTCGAGTTGATCCATTATTCTGCCGGCTCTGTTGTATCCAATGGAAAATTTCCTTTGGATCAGGGAGGTTGAACCTTGCTGGTGCATCACCACCAACCGGGCAGCTTCATCAAACATTTCATCTCTTTTATTCAAATCGACTTCTGCGGTAGCCCCTTCTGTTCCTGAAAACTCAGGTAAAAGCATGGCTGAAGGATAGGACTGTTGCCGGGAAATAAAATCAGTGATATGTTCAATTTCAGAGATATCAATAAATGCGCATTGGATTCTTTTCATATCCCCTGCAGCAATCAACATATCGCCACGGCCTACCAATTGGTTGGCCCCTGGCCCATCCAGGATGGTTCGAGAATCTATTGCAGAGGACACCCTGAAAGCTACACGGGCAGGGAAATTGGCCTTAATCACACCGGTAATGATATTTGTCGTAGGACGTTGTGTTGCAATAATCAGGTGTATTCCAATGGCCCGGGCCAACTGAGCAAGCCTGGCAATTGGTGTTTCAATTTCGCGGCCCGCTGTCATAATCAAATCAGCAAATTCATCTATTATCACAACGATATAAGGCAGATAACGGTGACCATATTCAGGGTTCAGCTTACGGGCAATAAATTTTGTATTATATTCCTTAATGTTTCTTACATGGGCCATTTTCAATAGATCGTAGCGTTGGTCCATTTCTATGGTCAGAGAATTCAATGTATTGATGACCTTTTGGGTATCGGTAATAATTGCCTCTTCAGAATCAGGCAGTTTGGCCAGAAAATATTTCTCTATTTTTGAATATAAGGTCAACTCCACTTTTTTGGGATCTACCAGCACGAACTTCAATTGTGAAGGGTGTTTCTTATACAGCAATGAGGTAATCATGGCGTTTAATCCCACAGACTTTCCCTGTCCGGTAGCACCGGCTACCAGCAAATGAGGCATGGCTGTGAGGTCGAACACATAAGTTTCATTTGAAATGGTTTTCCCCAAAGCAATAGGCAATTCGTATTTTGATTCCTGGAAACGGCGTGAGGCAAGGATGGAGCGCATAGAAACGATTTCAGGCTTCATGTTCGGGACCTCAATTCCTATAGTGCCTTTTCCGGGAATAGGCGCGATAATCCTAATGCCTAAAGCAGCCAAACTCAGGGCAATATCATCCTCCAGATTCTTGATTTTTGAAATCCGGATGCCCGGTGCCGGGACAATTTCATACAAGGTAACCGTAGGGCCAATGGTGGCTTTGATCTTGGTAATGGGAATTTTATAATTGCCCAATGTTTCAACAATCTTATTCTTATTGTTGATCAGCTCATCATTGCTCACTTCCGAATTTTCAGACTTATGGTCTTCAAGTAAATCAAGGCCGGGAAATTTATAATGAGACAAGTCCAAAGTGGGATCATATTCGCCCATTGCTTCCAGAGCTGAATCAGCATCCTCTACAGGATCCAAGGGGGTATCCATGACCGTGAAACCGGGGTCAGCAACAAGCGGAACGGGTTGCAGTTCGCCAATTTCGCCAACTCCCTCAACTTCTTCATCCTCCTTCTCAACAAATGATTTTTGTGCTGTAAATTCCACATCATCATTTAAGATCATCTTTTCCTCCTTTTGTTCTTCGGGTATATCCTCAGCAAATTGATTTACTTCCTCTTTGATTCCTTCGGCAATATTTTTCTCCTGGTTCTGTGTACTTTTCAGAAGACGCTTTAAAGCCGGCAACACATTATCAAAGGAAAAAACCACATAAGCAAAAATAACAGAGGCCAAAAGGAAAAAAGTACCCACCTTGCCGATAAATGCATCAAACCAATGAGACATGATATATCCATGTCCTCCCCCTAAGCCGCTGCCCAAAAAGCCATTGGTGGCACCAAAAAAGAAACCCAGGGTAAAGGATAACAAAACCGTAATAATTAAAGTATGTTTGATTGTCTTCCAAAGAGGCAGGGTTTTTATATGCAGTAGATGAAACCCTATCAGGAACATAAGAAAAGGAAAGGAAAAGGATGCAATGCCAAACCACTTATTCATAAAGAGATTGGCAATCCTTGCCCCTGTTTTTCCCGACCAGTTTTCAACCACAATGGAAGAACTTGAAAATGTCCTGGACCATTCAAAACTCTGATCTACCTTCCAGGTGAAAAGGAAAGAAATAAATGCCAGGGTAAGAAATGCAGCAAAAAAAACAACAAGTAAACCCGCGGTTATTTTGACCCGTTCATCACTAAGTGAAAAACGTTGTTTTTTCGTATTGCCTTTATCTTTGGACTCTGTATTTTTCGCCATGAAAAATTTTTATAATAATACTCACAAACAATTGCAATATATACCACAAAAATAATTGAAAAATTGAATGCTAAAAAGGCTAAGTTAAGAAAAGGAAATTTTTTATAATCAAAAATCCACTTGACTATTCGGTGAGAAGACACAAAACCTTTTGCAAGCTTGTTTTTGAGATATACTGATAGCCCTTGGGAATAGTAAAATCAGTTTCGGATACAGGCCCAAAAACGACTTTTTTTGCCCGCAACTGCATATCCATCTTCCCCCATGCAATTCTGAAATCCATCAATACTCCATCAATACCAGCATAGGGATTGGTTTCGTTAGGTTTTCTAAGTTTGATCTGATCGGTGAAAAATACGTTAAAATTTTCTCCTCCGGACCTTTTCACAACAGCCTTCCTGCATAAAAATCCGGCAATTCGTTGTGTGGAATGGTCAAAAACAAGATTGTATTTAGAATTCCCTGTAAAATAGGCAGGCCATTCCCCTTTATCTCCCTGATGAATATATTTATGATTAAGTACATGAATAAAAGTAATATTGGATTTATCCTGACAAATATTCCCGAAACTAAAAAAACCCATAAATCCTCCAATCATGAGAATATATTTATCCTGTTTAAATTTAACCACCATGGTTTGGGGGAGAAATTCTCCCATAAGTTTGTCAGGCCTTTGATTTAAATATGAAATATTATAAACAATATACCCTTCACTATATTTTGAATCTGCTCTTTTGCATTGAAAAACTAAACACAGGCATAATAAAAGCGAACCAAAAAAGACGATATATTTTCTCATTGAATAAGGATTTCGGAATGTATTTTCCATTAACCGGATTGTAAAGTTAGAAATATATATTTTATCTCCAAACTATAAACACCTTATTATTTATAATTTACAAAATAAGCCTTAGCTGTTTTTCATCAACTCAGTCCAAATCCCCGTTAATTGAAGTTGTAATCCATCCTTTGTAAGGGGTACTAAATCCCAGGCAGAAAAAAAACGGCAAAAGGCCAATAAAAAAAATGAAAAATTTTAAATTTGTATCTAATATGATAGGGTTATAATATTTAATTGAAATTTATCACTATGGCATTTAATTTAAGAAACCGGAATTTTTTAAAATTGCTGGATTTTTCTTCAGAAGAAATTCGTTTTTTATTGAAACTTTCAGCCGAATTAAAAATCGAAAAATATAGCGGAGCCGAAAGGCCCATGTTAAAAGGCAAAAATATTGCCTTGATTTTCGAAAAAACCTCGACGCGTACCCGCTGTGCATTTGAAGTAGCCGCGCACGACCAGGGTGCACAGGTAACTTATTTGGGGCCAACCGGTTCACAGATAGGCATTAAAGAATCCATGAAAGATACGGCAAGGGTTTTGGGAAGGATGTTCGATGGCATAGAATATCGCGGTTTTGGGCAGGATATTGTGGAAGAACTTGCCCAATATGCCGGAGTACCCGTCTGGAATGGCCTGACCAATGAATTTCACCCCACCCAGGCATTGGCCGATGTATTGACCATGACAGAAAAAGTAGACAAGCCGGTGAATAAAATATCATTTTGCTTTTCTGGAGATGCAAAGAACAATGTTGGGAACTCATTGATGGTTATTGCCGCCAAACTGGGCATGGATTACCGTGCTGCCGCGCCCAAAGAATGTCAGCCCAATGAAGACCTGGTAAAAACCTGCGAGGACATTGCCAAAAAAACCGGAGGGAAAATAACCATCACCGATGACATCAATGTAGCTGTAAAAGGAGCGGATTTTCTCTATACCGATGTATGGGTTTCCATGGGAGAACCCGAAAGCCTGTGGGAAAAAAGGATAAATCTTCTGAAACCTTATCAGGTGAATAAAAAATTAATGGATATGACGGGAAATCCTAATGTTAAATTTTTACATTGTTTGCCTGCTTACCACGACAGAAACACCAAAATAGGGGAACAGGTTTATCAAAAATTCGGATTGGATGCTTTGGAAGTAACAAATGAAATTTTCGAATCAGAGAGCTCTGTAGTCTTCGATGAGGCTGAAAATAGGATTCATACAATAAAAGCTGTTATGGTTGCCACACTGGGTTGTTAATATAAAAATGCCAAAAACGAAATATTATTAAATTTTATTATTAAATTTAGAAAAATTTATTAAAATTGTATAAGCGTTTTTATAATTAACAAATTTTCCTAATTATGACTATTTATGTTGGTAACATCTCTTACTCTATGAAAGAGGAAGAATTGGCAAATGTTTTCAAAGAATTTGGTACCGTAGTGTCGGTAAAAATCATTTCCGACAAGTATAGTAACCGTTCAAAGGGTTATGGATTTGTTGAAATGGAAAATGACTCTGATGGAGATGCAGCAATTAATGCATTGAATGGAAAAGAAGTGGGTGGAAGAAGCATTAAGGTTAATAAAGCTCATCCACGTAAAGAAGCAGAGCCTGTCACTCAACAACCGACGCGAGAGTAAGCAATAATTGATAATATTTACACCTTAAAAATCAATTGTTTACCTACCCTATTGAATTAATAAAAAGAGGAATTTTACAAGCTAATTCCTCTTTTTTATTTAGTCGAAATAGACCAATTTTTTGTGAAAAATCAAAACACCCTAAGGGCCTGGCCTGAATATCAGTCTTTGAATATAAAATACACCGCTAAGACCAAAAAGGAGAAGCCAATGAGATGATGCAACTTGAGCGTTTCATTTTTAAAAAATACCAGGGAAAAACAGGTAAAAACAACCAGAGTAATTACCTCCTGAATAACCTTTAATTGCATCAATGAAAAAGGTCCTCCATCACCTTTAAATCCGATTCTATTTGCCGGAACCTGGAAAAAATACTCAAAAAGGGCTATGCTCCAGCTGATTAACACTATGGCCAACAGGCTGAGATGGCGAAACCAGTTAAATTGATTAAGTTTCAAATGACCGTACCAGGCAAAGGTCATGAAAATATTAGAAACAATTAACAAACAGATTGTATAAAAACCTTTCATCCTCTACATAAACAAAAAAAGGAGTGTTTCCACTCCTTTATTTTTTAACAAGTTACCTTTAAGGTTTAAACTTATTACTTCTTAGCTTTTGTTGAGTCAGCTTTAGCAGTTGAATCAGCATTTGCAGATGTAGCAGCCTGAGCAGCAGCAACTGAATCTGCTTTGAATTGTTCTTTTGCTAATGAATCAGCAACTCTAATTGAATCTTGTCTAGCTTTTTCAGCTTTTTCTTCAGCACTGGGGCCGCAAGCTACGACTGCTAAAGTCCCAGCAATTGCTAATAAACCTAATAATTTTTTCATTTGTTTCTAAAAATTTATTTAATTATAACGCAAAAGTATATTAATTATACTATACGATGTTCAAAAATTTTAAAAAATTATTTATTTTTTTTCAACAACTCTTTCAGATTGATATTTTCAACAAATGATCAAATTTTTCAAATCAACCTTTTATAAACAATTTTATCTGAAAAAAGAAAGGTTTATTTATAATCCCCCTCTCATTTTCGACTGCAAGTATAATAAAAAACTTAATTCTGCACAAATAATTTTTTATTTTTATCGTTTAACTAAGTTATTTATAAATGCTTGTTTTGTCAAATCAGCATTTTTACTTAAATATTTCAATTATAACCTTTTTTAAACCGATAATCCCTCAAATGTCCTATAAATCACCACCTTTTATATATCCGTCACAAATCATTATGTTTGATCCTTTTTTATAAACAGAATGGGATTTGTTTTATCAATT
This genomic interval from Bacteroidota bacterium contains the following:
- a CDS encoding outer membrane lipoprotein carrier protein LolA, which gives rise to MMKFWINLLILSFSLSAFGQHDPKAKEILSRFSAKSKSYSAIKADFSISNINLQNKKKSHQQGSIILKGNKYKLNLMGSEVISDGRTVWNYLPESNEVNISKAGSQKDESVLNNPSRLFRIYDKEYKYKFLREFTEGGKVLYEIDLFPFDLKKSYSRVRLQIEKESLELHSAKVFLKDGNQTTISISKFVPDFKVSSTDFTFDKKKHPKVEVNDMRF
- a CDS encoding DNA translocase FtsK 4TM domain-containing protein; this translates as MAKNTESKDKGNTKKQRFSLSDERVKITAGLLVVFFAAFLTLAFISFLFTWKVDQSFEWSRTFSSSSIVVENWSGKTGARIANLFMNKWFGIASFSFPFLMFLIGFHLLHIKTLPLWKTIKHTLIITVLLSFTLGFFFGATNGFLGSGLGGGHGYIMSHWFDAFIGKVGTFFLLASVIFAYVVFSFDNVLPALKRLLKSTQNQEKNIAEGIKEEVNQFAEDIPEEQKEEKMILNDDVEFTAQKSFVEKEDEEVEGVGEIGELQPVPLVADPGFTVMDTPLDPVEDADSALEAMGEYDPTLDLSHYKFPGLDLLEDHKSENSEVSNDELINNKNKIVETLGNYKIPITKIKATIGPTVTLYEIVPAPGIRISKIKNLEDDIALSLAALGIRIIAPIPGKGTIGIEVPNMKPEIVSMRSILASRRFQESKYELPIALGKTISNETYVFDLTAMPHLLVAGATGQGKSVGLNAMITSLLYKKHPSQLKFVLVDPKKVELTLYSKIEKYFLAKLPDSEEAIITDTQKVINTLNSLTIEMDQRYDLLKMAHVRNIKEYNTKFIARKLNPEYGHRYLPYIVVIIDEFADLIMTAGREIETPIARLAQLARAIGIHLIIATQRPTTNIITGVIKANFPARVAFRVSSAIDSRTILDGPGANQLVGRGDMLIAAGDMKRIQCAFIDISEIEHITDFISRQQSYPSAMLLPEFSGTEGATAEVDLNKRDEMFDEAARLVVMHQQGSTSLIQRKFSIGYNRAGRIMDQLEAANIVGPNEGSKARQVLYTDEYSLEQYLNTLK
- the argF gene encoding ornithine carbamoyltransferase, coding for MAFNLRNRNFLKLLDFSSEEIRFLLKLSAELKIEKYSGAERPMLKGKNIALIFEKTSTRTRCAFEVAAHDQGAQVTYLGPTGSQIGIKESMKDTARVLGRMFDGIEYRGFGQDIVEELAQYAGVPVWNGLTNEFHPTQALADVLTMTEKVDKPVNKISFCFSGDAKNNVGNSLMVIAAKLGMDYRAAAPKECQPNEDLVKTCEDIAKKTGGKITITDDINVAVKGADFLYTDVWVSMGEPESLWEKRINLLKPYQVNKKLMDMTGNPNVKFLHCLPAYHDRNTKIGEQVYQKFGLDALEVTNEIFESESSVVFDEAENRIHTIKAVMVATLGC
- a CDS encoding RNA-binding protein, translating into MTIYVGNISYSMKEEELANVFKEFGTVVSVKIISDKYSNRSKGYGFVEMENDSDGDAAINALNGKEVGGRSIKVNKAHPRKEAEPVTQQPTRE
- a CDS encoding DMT family protein → MKGFYTICLLIVSNIFMTFAWYGHLKLNQFNWFRHLSLLAIVLISWSIALFEYFFQVPANRIGFKGDGGPFSLMQLKVIQEVITLVVFTCFSLVFFKNETLKLHHLIGFSFLVLAVYFIFKD